The sequence TCGCTAGTGATGGTCATAGCTTTCAGTTTATCCAATGGACTATTGACAGGATCGCAGGCCATCAAACTACTGCCCCCCGCTGTTACCTGACTAACAAAGATTGGCTTGGCCAACAGTTGTAACTCAAGCTTCTGATAGGGTATCGTATCATTGGCCGATACCCGGCTAACCGTTGATTGGTCGGGACGTGTTTTCTCGTTACGGAATAAATCAAGTTGATAGGTATCAATACGATACGAAGAGCCGCGGCAACCGTCCCCGCAGCCGATGAGGCCCGTCAACAGGGCGGGACCAAGTGCGAGCATCATGAAAAGGACAACGCGCTTCATAAGCTGATAGTATGTTTAAAGTACACCCGGTTAGGACCTCGTCACGTTCCTAACCGTTGTAACCTGCGACTGTATTTAGGGCACGATTTTTTGATAAGACAGATAATATAGCCTGTATGAAATAACAATCATTGATGAATTGATTCTTCAAAAAAAGCCCGGCCCCTTCACTATCGATGATTTTGCACGAATCACTGCTGGTAAAAGGGCCGGGTTTCCTTACTCTGCTAGTTCAAACATCGCTTCGATTTCAACGGAGATGTTGCCGGGCAGCGAGCCCATCCCGACGGCGGAACGTACCCCGACGCCGTTTTCTTCGCCCCAGATCTGTAGGAAAAGCTCGCTACAGCCGTTGATGACTTTGGGGTGTTCGCCAAACTCGGGTACGGCATTCACCATGCCCAGTACTTTTACCACGCGTTTGATGCGGTTGAGGCTGCCGAGCGCCGCCTTGAGCGTAGCCAGAATGGCCAGGCCCGTTTGCTGCGCGGCCGCTTTTCCGAAGTCCATGTCCACGTCGGAACCCACGCGACCGGTCATCAGACTGTCGTCGGGCATGTACGGGCCATGCCCCGATACGTAAATGAAATTGCCGACGATCAGGCAGGGTTTGTAGACGCCCTTGGGTGCTGGAGCAGGTGGAAGCTGGAGGCCGAGGGCCGCGAAATTTTCGTCTGGAGTAGTCATAATGCGTTTGACGGTTGTGGTGTAAAGTTGGTTGGTGTGTACGGGCTACTAATCGATGGCTGCTAAAACCCGCTTTACCATGCCATCCAGGGCTTTATTGTCGATCCAGCGGACCACCATCACCAGGTCATGTTCGGCGTCGACGTAGACCATGTTGGTGCCATTGCCGAGGTGGTAAAAACTGCTGGCCGGCGCCGAGGGAAGCAGCTTGCGATCGGTATTCAGGAAGTAGTTCATGTAGCCGTAAGTGGGTTGGGCCGGTGTCGGTGTCGTGGCCTGCGCGATCCACTGCGCCGACAGCAGCTGCCGGCCGTTCCAGTTGCCTTTGTGTAGGGTGAGCAAGCCAAAACGGGCCATGTCGTAGGCGTTGATGAACAGTCCGCCGCCCCAATGCCCGCCGCCACTCACCGACTGTACCGGTTGCCCGTCGAGCACAATCCAGGCGTTGCGGTAGCCCGTCCAGCGCCAAGTGGTCGACGCGCCGATGGGGTCCATGATTTGCTCTTTCAACACCTGCGGCAGCGGTTTTCGCCAGACGCTGGTTGCTGCCAGGGCGAGCGCATTAACGCGCACGTCGTTATACTCGTAAACCGTGCCAGGTACGTTGCGCGGACGGTTGAGCCACTTGGCCGGGTCGGGGTCGGGGCGGTCGGCCCAGTCGGGTTTGCCCCAGAGCGTACCTTCCCAATCGCTGGTCTGGCGGAGCATGTGGTCCCAGGTAAGCGTGCGGTTGTGAGGCGTCTCGAAGGGCGTAAGCAACTCGGGCTGGCCGAAGTCGTCGGCGGGCCGCGCTACCGGTTGGCCGTACAGTTCAATGGGCGGCACGTACGGGGCTACGGTGTCGGTTACGCTGCGGATCAGCCCCCGATCGACGGCCAACCCGACGACCGTTGAGAGAAAACTCTTGGTCACGCTATGGGTGATGTCGCAGCGGTGTGGTTCGCCCCATTCCGCCACGATATAGCCTTTGTACACGATCACGCCCGACGGCTCGCCCCGGTCGGCAAAGGGGCCAATCGCGTAGCCGTAAGGCTCTTTACCAAACGTCTGGTAGTGCGACTGCTCCATGCTGCGCGGGTTTTTGATCTCGTTGGCCCGATGGAACGCGATTGCCTCCTGAATGGCGCCGGTGCTCAGCCCCAGTTGGGAGGGAAGCTTATGCTGCCAGACCTGCGCCGTGGGGAAATAGGGGGTTTCTTTCTGGGCTGTTTTGCGCTGGGCGACCGCTAGCGTCACGCAGGTCAGCCCCAACAGCAGCGTTGTGTTGATGGTAGCGGGTAAGGTCATAACTCGAAGCATTAGTCGGTAGCCGGGCTTTCAGTGCGCCACGTCCTGCACCGTAAAGGTATGGCTGGCGGTCGTAAAGCGGCCATCGGCGGTGAGGGCCTGCACCACTACCAGATAACGCCCCGCCTGATCCGACGTGTAAAACGTGAGGCCCGCTTTCCCGGCCGCCTGCGTGGTTACCTGCGGGTTCCAATAGAGCAATTGCCGGAGATCGGGAAGGCGGCTGGCCTGCTGCGCGGCGGTGCTGTAGCTGGGGGCGGCAAATTCGCGGCGGGCCTGAAGGCCATCGTAGTCGAGCACCACCGCTTTGGGGTCGAGACGATAACCCGCCAGATCCTGCTTGTAGGAGTTGAGGCTCAGCACGCCCGAATAAGCCAGTGGTCCCAGAAAGTAGCGGCTCGTCATGACGTCGATGGTCCGGAATTTGAGCGGGCTAATGGCCATAAGCTGATCGGTATCGAAAACAGGTACCCCGTCGATCAGCATCAGCGGTGGCTCGTCGAAAAAGGCTTTGCCGGGCAGGTTGTTGGCCCGTAACGCGAACCGTCCGCCTGATAGTCGTTTCACCGCTATCCCCGGTACGTATTCGCTGAACACTTCTTCCATCGTCTGAAACCGCGTGTAGGCGTCCAGCCGGTAGTGTTCGTCGGGGCGGCCGTAGAAGGTGCTGCTGTCGGCTGCCGGGAGGGGCGGCGTTGTAGCAAAATAATGATTCTGAACCTGCATGGCCAGGCTGCGGGTCGTCAGGGCGTCGCGCATGGTGGGGGGCAGGTCGAATAGGGGTAGGGATGAGGCCGTCGCCGGTTCAGCATAGGGACTGAGTAGGTCAACCCGGTAGCTGCTATCTACTTGTGCGGGTTGTAGCACCAGTTCGTGCGGCCCCACCAGTTGGGGTAGTTCATACCGAACGTACCCAGCCGCATCGCTGCGGCGACTATAGAGGCGGCTCCCCTGGCCCGGCACCGAGAGGTAAGCCGGTACGTCGGCAGCGGGTTGGCCGGTGCGGGCGTTCAACACCCGCCCCCGGACGGTCAAGCCTCGTGACTCGGGTAGGATGGGGATGGCACTGGGTGTCGGGTTCAGCACGTTGTCCCACCGGAAACGGCGCCAGCCGTGGGTCAGCATCAGGTTGTTGCGGGCCAGATCGGCGTCGGGGCCGGACTGCGTCAGGTAGTAAGCCGGGTTCTCGACCGCACCCCGCAGGTCGGAGGCGAGCCAGAGGTACTCTGGCAGGTTGACCGGATCGAGTGGGGCGAGCGAATCGAGTTGAAACACCGCAACCGACGCATCGGCTGTAGCGGTGGTGCCACTGGGCAGGCTGGTGGCGAGCGTCAGGGCCACGGGCGTGCGCGCGGCGTAGGTGCTTTTGTCGGTGGTTAGCCGGGCCGTGAGGCTGGCGCTAGGCTGGCGGAACCAGAGCCGTTCACAAACGGGCTGCCCCGCGGCCGTGAACACAGTAAGGTGCGACACGCCTTCGCCCAACTGCTGCACGGGCACCGTGAACGTGGCCTGTCCATCGCGCAGCACCTGCCGATCACTCACCCCAATCACCTGCCGCGTGTGGCCGAGCAGATACACCTCGGCGTTGGTCTGGCCAGGTACGTTGCTCCGTACCGTAACCTGAAGCTGCTCGTTCGGCCCCGCTTCGACCTGCATGGTATACCCTTCTGGCGTGACGGCCGGCGTGATGGGCCGAACCACACTGCGCCCCCGCACATCCGTGAGCCGGAGGCGGTAGGTGGTGTTGGCCGTGGGTGTCAGCCGGAACGTACCGATCCCGAATCGATGCGTGGTAAACCGGGCCACGGTGTCGTTGGTCTGCGTCAGCACAACGCCCCGATAGGCCGCGCCGCGCCCCGTCTTGAGGTCGGTAGCCTGCACCGCCACGGTGGCTGGCAGGCCTGCCACCAGTTGCCCACCTTCGGGGTAGCTCTGCACCGACCAGGAGAGGGTATCCGCCGGGAGTGGCAGCTCGGGTTTACGAAACGGGTTGACGAGGGTAATGACCTTTTCGAAGAAAAAATCGGGGCTGGTTCCCCGCATCCACTGGGTATAGGCCCGCAACACATACGTACCCGACGGCATCGACACGGGCAGCGCCATGGCCCCGTTGCCGCCTTTGTCGCCCAGCGCAACGGTATGTTGAAGCACCGCCCGCTGGTCAGTATTGATCAGCTCGATATAGGCTACCTTGCTTACTGACAGGGGTTGGTGCGCCGACCCATCGACGTAGAACAGCCGGAACCAGAGGGTTTCGCCGGGCAGGTAAACCGACTGATCGGTGTGCACATATAGTTTCTCCTGAAGGTGTTGTTTCCGGTACGTGTCGAACCGCGCCTGGATCTGCGGCAGGGGTTGCGCCAAGACCGACCGGATGGTGAGACACAGGCCCAGCCAACCCAGGTAGTTACGGTGATTCAGGAAAACGTGCAGCATGGTCGAAATAGGGTACGTTGGGTATGTGGCTAAACAGGACTAAGGCCAGTAGGCCGGTTTGACAATGGTGCCCCGATCCCGGCAATCGGTACAGGCCACCCCCGTGGCGATGTAGCTGCCTTCGCTGCCCGGCACGGGGGCAACCACCGCGTAGCCGCCCACCTGCCCCAGAAAATTGGCCAGGGGCTGGCGTGGTTTGGGAATGGTGTCGAGAAAACAGCCTTCATAACCCGTGCGAACCAGATCAAGCGAGAGCGCAGCGGGGCGGTCGATGAAGACGCGGCGCTCTTCAATCGTGCGGCCTTCCAGAAAGCCCAGCACCGGCTCGGTGGGGTTGGTCAGGCAGGTGAAATTGCCCCCCACCTGCGACGGGAGCGGATCGAAGAGGCTACCCAGTTGCTCGGTCGTTTTTTGCAGGTTGTCCCAGTACGCGTAGGCTTCGGGCGATAGCGCAAACTGCCGCACCAGCAGGCTATAGCGGATGGCCAGTTTGGGCGAACTGCCCGGAATGAAGAGCAGCGGCGCCCGCTGCACGACATCCTGCGACAGCCGGGCCGTGGAGCCCAGCAGAATGCGGGTCGACGCTTCGGTGCGCCAGCAGTGGTTCAGGTCGGGGCCTTCTCGCTGTACCACTTTATTGTTCACAAAGGCGTAGGGTGACTGATAAGGCGTGCGGAATTCGAAGGTGTCTTCGTAGTTCCAGCGATAATAGCGCGTCTTATTGGCCGGGTCGTGGGTGTTGACGTAAATCTGCAACCCGTTGTTTTCGACGGACCAACTGATGCTATCGATTTTCGGCGTGGGCTGAATGGTGATGAGCTCCGACTGGTACTCGCTGCCCCCCGTCGTTTTGATCCGTACCCGGTACGTCTTGCCCTGCACCAGCGAGGTGGACTCGAGGGCGTAGGTGCCCTGCCCTCGTTCGGTGAAGGCGTAGGTAGCCCCGTCGGTGGCCTCGACCCGGATCGTCGCCTTGAGTTCGGGCGACGGGGTGCGGGGCTCTTCCAGGTTTTGCGTGCGCGACAGCTTGATTACGCTGACGCCGTTGGTCAGCGCCCCGTCGACCACCAGATAGCGGTTCGGGGCCGTAATCTCGGGCGGCCGGTAGGGGTCTACGCAGCTGTCGAGCAGGATCGGTAGGAACAGGGCCAGCAGGCGGCAGGCATCCCAGGTAAGGCGCATATCAGAAGCGAAAGTTGTAGGTCAGCGTTGGAATGGGCTGGCCAAAGATGGAAAGTTGATACCCCCGGATGCGCCCGTTTGCCGACGTGAAATAAACCGAATAGGCGTTGCGACGGCCCGTCAGGTTATACACGCCCAGCGTCCAGGAGCTGTGCGCCAGCTTCCTGATTTTGTGGTTGCCTTCGATGTTCAGCGACAGGTCGGTGCGGAAATAGTCGGGAATACGATACTGATTGCGTTCCGAATAAAAGACCCGCTCGGTGCCGTCGATCACGTACCGGGCCAGTGGGAGCGTAATGGGCCGGCCGGTGCTGTAGGTGGCATTGACCGAGATGCTCAGCCGCCGGTTGATCTTGTAATTGCCAATCAGCGTGACGTCGTGGGGTTTATCGTAGCTGCTCGGGTAATAGCTGCCGTTGTTGACCGATTCGGCCGTGTAGGGCGTCACAGTGCGCAGGAGCGAGCGGGCGTAGGTGTAGCTGAGCCAGCCGTTGAGTTTGCCGCTTTGCTTTTTGAGCATCACCTCCACACCATAAGCCACCCCCTCAGCGCTTACCAGATCGGTTTCCAGGTGTTGGTTGAGCAGCAACGTACCCCCGCTCCGGAAATCGAGCTGGTTTTGCAGGGTGCGGTAATACCCCTCCACCGACAGCTCGATGGTGCTGGCCCGCAGGTTCTGGTAAAACCCAAGCGAATACTGATCGCCCACCTGCGGTTTCAGGTACGTGTCGCTCAGCTTGTAGATATCGAGCGGCGAAACGGCTACGGTATTCGACAGCATGTGCAGGTACTGGCGCATGCGGTTGTAGCTGGCTTTCACCGACAGGTTATCGGTGATCAGGTAGCGCACGCCCAGCCGGTATTCGAGCCCCCCGTTGGTGGATACCGTACTTCCCGCCCCATACTGGAGCGTGTCGGTGATGGTGCGTTCGGTGCGGGCCTGGTTGGGGGCGTAGGTAAAGACGCGGCTTGGGCCAAGGTTCATGAACAGCGAATAGCGCAGCCCCCCGTTGATCGACAGCCGGGGCGTCACGTCGAAACGGTCGTTGATGTACACCGCGTTTTCGAGGCCCTGTTCGTTGGGTACCACCGACGGCTGAATGAGCGAGGCCTCGCCGGTGGGTTGCAGGTTGCCGGGCCGCAGGCTGTAGTGCGTGGTGCCAATACCGAAATCGACCACGTGACTGGGATTCGGGAAGTAGGCAAAGTCGATCTTAGCCGCACTCTGCCGAATGTCGAACCCGAAGCGGAAACCCTCCGTCGGCTTTTTGTCGCTCGACACGCCGTAGTTGTAGCGGCTGTAGGTGCCCGTCGTGACCGCGTACAGCTTGTTGGAAAAGACGTGCTTCCATTTGGCCGAAACAACCTGGTTCTGATAGGTATACAGGCTGTCGCCGCCAATTTTGAACTGATCGCGGCTGAGGTAGGCAGTCAGGTAAAAGCTGTTTTTGTCGCTGGCTTCGTGCGTAATGCCCAGATTCACGTCGTAAAAAGCGGCCTGGCCGTTGTTATAGGTGCCGTTGGGCAATTGGCGCAGCAGCCAGTCGGAATAGGTAGTGCGCCCGCCAATCAGAATGGACGTTTTGTCGGTTACCAGTGGTCCTTCGAGCGTAAGCCGCCCCGTGACGGGACCAACGCCACCCGCGCCGACCCATTTTTTCTTGTTGCCGTCGCGGGTCGTGATGTCGAGTACCGACGACAGCCGACCCCCAAACCGGGCCGGAATGGCACTTTTATACAGATCGACACTTTTGATGATGTCGGGGTTGAAGGCTGAAAAGAAACCGAACAGGTGCGACGGGTTGTAGATGGTGGCGTCGTTGAACAGGATGAGGTTTTGCCCCGCCGAGCCGCCCCGCACGTTGAACCCAACGGTGCCTTCGCCCACCGATTTAACGCCCGGCAGGGTCAGCACCACCCGGATGAGATCCGCTTCGCCCAACACGGTGGGTACCTGTTTAATGGTCTTGATGTCGAGCCGTTCGGAGCCCATCTGGGTGCTGGCTACGTTTACGTCTTTGCGGGAGTTGATAGTCACCTCGCGCAGGGGCACCACGACCTCGTCCATGTCGAGGTCGAGCTTGCCATCGCTCCAGATCACGACCTGCCGCTTCGTGTCGAGCAGGCCAATGCTCCGAAACGTCAGCTCGTGTCGGCCACGCGGCATGGGCAGGCTATAGTAGCCGTAGGCGTCCGTGACCACGCCCGTGCGCGGTTTGTCGAGCATGACCGTTACGCCCACGGCCGGTTCTCCCGTGGTGGCGTTGCGGATCCGTCCCGCCAGGGTGGCATTGCCCCCGCGTCCGGCGTTGGCCCGCTGCCCAATCTCCACGACTCGCGTTTCCAGGGATAACCGGGCTTTGTCGCGAACGGCCCCAAATTCGACCGCCACCGTGTCGCCCGGCCCATTCCCCGCCCCCCGATCAAAGTAATTAGGCGGTAGTTCAGTGCGGATGGCCTGGTCGGCCGTGATGAATACGCGCTGTTTCTGGTCGATGGCAAAGCGCAGGTTCGTACCCGCCAACACCTGATTGAGTACGGGCGCCAGCGGCTGATTGGTCGCCTGCACACGTACCTGAAGGCTGTCGACGTCGCGGCGGGCGTAGAAAAACCGGTAGGGCGTCTGGGCCTC comes from Fibrella aestuarina BUZ 2 and encodes:
- a CDS encoding RidA family protein, which produces MTTPDENFAALGLQLPPAPAPKGVYKPCLIVGNFIYVSGHGPYMPDDSLMTGRVGSDVDMDFGKAAAQQTGLAILATLKAALGSLNRIKRVVKVLGMVNAVPEFGEHPKVINGCSELFLQIWGEENGVGVRSAVGMGSLPGNISVEIEAMFELAE
- a CDS encoding serine hydrolase domain-containing protein; translation: MTLPATINTTLLLGLTCVTLAVAQRKTAQKETPYFPTAQVWQHKLPSQLGLSTGAIQEAIAFHRANEIKNPRSMEQSHYQTFGKEPYGYAIGPFADRGEPSGVIVYKGYIVAEWGEPHRCDITHSVTKSFLSTVVGLAVDRGLIRSVTDTVAPYVPPIELYGQPVARPADDFGQPELLTPFETPHNRTLTWDHMLRQTSDWEGTLWGKPDWADRPDPDPAKWLNRPRNVPGTVYEYNDVRVNALALAATSVWRKPLPQVLKEQIMDPIGASTTWRWTGYRNAWIVLDGQPVQSVSGGGHWGGGLFINAYDMARFGLLTLHKGNWNGRQLLSAQWIAQATTPTPAQPTYGYMNYFLNTDRKLLPSAPASSFYHLGNGTNMVYVDAEHDLVMVVRWIDNKALDGMVKRVLAAID
- a CDS encoding MG2 domain-containing protein — its product is MLHVFLNHRNYLGWLGLCLTIRSVLAQPLPQIQARFDTYRKQHLQEKLYVHTDQSVYLPGETLWFRLFYVDGSAHQPLSVSKVAYIELINTDQRAVLQHTVALGDKGGNGAMALPVSMPSGTYVLRAYTQWMRGTSPDFFFEKVITLVNPFRKPELPLPADTLSWSVQSYPEGGQLVAGLPATVAVQATDLKTGRGAAYRGVVLTQTNDTVARFTTHRFGIGTFRLTPTANTTYRLRLTDVRGRSVVRPITPAVTPEGYTMQVEAGPNEQLQVTVRSNVPGQTNAEVYLLGHTRQVIGVSDRQVLRDGQATFTVPVQQLGEGVSHLTVFTAAGQPVCERLWFRQPSASLTARLTTDKSTYAARTPVALTLATSLPSGTTATADASVAVFQLDSLAPLDPVNLPEYLWLASDLRGAVENPAYYLTQSGPDADLARNNLMLTHGWRRFRWDNVLNPTPSAIPILPESRGLTVRGRVLNARTGQPAADVPAYLSVPGQGSRLYSRRSDAAGYVRYELPQLVGPHELVLQPAQVDSSYRVDLLSPYAEPATASSLPLFDLPPTMRDALTTRSLAMQVQNHYFATTPPLPAADSSTFYGRPDEHYRLDAYTRFQTMEEVFSEYVPGIAVKRLSGGRFALRANNLPGKAFFDEPPLMLIDGVPVFDTDQLMAISPLKFRTIDVMTSRYFLGPLAYSGVLSLNSYKQDLAGYRLDPKAVVLDYDGLQARREFAAPSYSTAAQQASRLPDLRQLLYWNPQVTTQAAGKAGLTFYTSDQAGRYLVVVQALTADGRFTTASHTFTVQDVAH
- a CDS encoding DUF4249 domain-containing protein, whose protein sequence is MRLTWDACRLLALFLPILLDSCVDPYRPPEITAPNRYLVVDGALTNGVSVIKLSRTQNLEEPRTPSPELKATIRVEATDGATYAFTERGQGTYALESTSLVQGKTYRVRIKTTGGSEYQSELITIQPTPKIDSISWSVENNGLQIYVNTHDPANKTRYYRWNYEDTFEFRTPYQSPYAFVNNKVVQREGPDLNHCWRTEASTRILLGSTARLSQDVVQRAPLLFIPGSSPKLAIRYSLLVRQFALSPEAYAYWDNLQKTTEQLGSLFDPLPSQVGGNFTCLTNPTEPVLGFLEGRTIEERRVFIDRPAALSLDLVRTGYEGCFLDTIPKPRQPLANFLGQVGGYAVVAPVPGSEGSYIATGVACTDCRDRGTIVKPAYWP
- a CDS encoding TonB-dependent receptor, giving the protein MTNLYRLFLVVVYLGVSGWACAQTQPTVSGSFAGVPFEQFVKQVEAQTPYRFFYARRDVDSLQVRVQATNQPLAPVLNQVLAGTNLRFAIDQKQRVFITADQAIRTELPPNYFDRGAGNGPGDTVAVEFGAVRDKARLSLETRVVEIGQRANAGRGGNATLAGRIRNATTGEPAVGVTVMLDKPRTGVVTDAYGYYSLPMPRGRHELTFRSIGLLDTKRQVVIWSDGKLDLDMDEVVVPLREVTINSRKDVNVASTQMGSERLDIKTIKQVPTVLGEADLIRVVLTLPGVKSVGEGTVGFNVRGGSAGQNLILFNDATIYNPSHLFGFFSAFNPDIIKSVDLYKSAIPARFGGRLSSVLDITTRDGNKKKWVGAGGVGPVTGRLTLEGPLVTDKTSILIGGRTTYSDWLLRQLPNGTYNNGQAAFYDVNLGITHEASDKNSFYLTAYLSRDQFKIGGDSLYTYQNQVVSAKWKHVFSNKLYAVTTGTYSRYNYGVSSDKKPTEGFRFGFDIRQSAAKIDFAYFPNPSHVVDFGIGTTHYSLRPGNLQPTGEASLIQPSVVPNEQGLENAVYINDRFDVTPRLSINGGLRYSLFMNLGPSRVFTYAPNQARTERTITDTLQYGAGSTVSTNGGLEYRLGVRYLITDNLSVKASYNRMRQYLHMLSNTVAVSPLDIYKLSDTYLKPQVGDQYSLGFYQNLRASTIELSVEGYYRTLQNQLDFRSGGTLLLNQHLETDLVSAEGVAYGVEVMLKKQSGKLNGWLSYTYARSLLRTVTPYTAESVNNGSYYPSSYDKPHDVTLIGNYKINRRLSISVNATYSTGRPITLPLARYVIDGTERVFYSERNQYRIPDYFRTDLSLNIEGNHKIRKLAHSSWTLGVYNLTGRRNAYSVYFTSANGRIRGYQLSIFGQPIPTLTYNFRF